A genome region from Rhodopseudomonas boonkerdii includes the following:
- a CDS encoding (R)-mandelonitrile lyase: MNKKIVSATLGVLSATPAGAQTIEIVANGSPKSASGPSQYFGGHAVVTPLLSPNETTKASLGLVTFSPGARTAWHTHPAGQLLIVSTGQGWFQQEGQARRTINAGDVVWIPAGVKHWHGATATSPMRHYATTYFAGDKNVDWMEQVADKQYGEP; this comes from the coding sequence ATGAACAAGAAGATTGTGTCCGCAACGCTGGGTGTTCTCAGCGCCACTCCCGCCGGCGCGCAGACGATCGAGATTGTCGCCAATGGATCGCCGAAGTCGGCGTCGGGACCGTCGCAGTATTTTGGCGGCCATGCCGTCGTCACGCCATTGCTGTCACCGAACGAGACGACCAAAGCGAGTCTGGGCCTGGTGACCTTTTCGCCAGGAGCGAGAACCGCCTGGCACACGCATCCGGCGGGGCAACTGCTGATCGTATCGACCGGGCAGGGATGGTTCCAGCAGGAAGGACAGGCGCGGCGCACCATCAATGCCGGCGACGTCGTGTGGATTCCGGCCGGGGTGAAACACTGGCACGGAGCGACAGCGACGAGTCCGATGAGGCACTATGCCACGACCTACTTTGCCGGAGACAAGAATGTCGACTGGATGGAGCAGGTTGCCGACAAGCAATACGGGGAACCGTGA
- the paoC gene encoding aldehyde oxidoreductase molybdenum-binding subunit PaoC produces MKFDTPATTNPIDQLKVIGRATDRIDGPRKTTGTAVYAYEHHDIANTAYGYIVGSAIAKGRIASIDLVQAKTAPGVLAIVTSETAGKLGKGGRNAAKLLGGPEIEHYHQAVAVVIAETFEQARAAGQLVRIDYVQEQGNFDLAASRDKAVKPKASDVGGEPETKVGDFAGAFAQAQVQLDATYTTPDQAHAMMEPHATIAAWDGDQLTLWTSSQMIAWGAADVATTLGIDRKNVRLISPYIGGGFGGKLFLRSDAVLAALGARAANRAVKVALTRPLVFNNTTHRPATIQRIRIGATREGKITAIAHESLSGNLAGGGPETAVQQTRLLYAGENRMTALRLSSLDLPEGNAMRAPGEAPGMMALEVAIDEMAERLNLDPVAFRNLNDTQVDPENPQRPYSQRQLIECMRLGAEKFGWDRRKAVPASRREGRWLVGMGVAAAFRNNLLMKSAARVRLGQDGRVTVETDMTDIGTGSYTIIAQTAAEMMGLPLDRIDVKLGDSSFPVSAGSGGQWGANNSTAGVYAACVKLRDAVAQKLGFNSADISFADGQVTSGNRRAPLAQAAEDREIVAEDAIEYGDLAKTHQQSTFGAHFVELGVDIATAEIRVRRMLAVCAAGRILNPKSARSQVIGAMTMGVGAALMEELAVDKRFGLFINHDLAGYEVPVHADIPHQDVIFLDETDPMSSPMKAKGIAELGICGVGAAVANAIYNATGIRVRDYPITLDKLIDRLPAVG; encoded by the coding sequence ATGAAATTCGACACCCCCGCCACCACCAATCCGATCGATCAGCTCAAGGTAATCGGTCGCGCAACAGATCGCATCGACGGACCGCGCAAGACGACCGGCACAGCCGTCTATGCCTATGAGCACCATGACATCGCCAACACGGCCTATGGCTACATCGTCGGCTCCGCGATCGCGAAAGGACGGATCGCCTCGATCGATCTTGTGCAGGCCAAAACCGCTCCGGGAGTCCTGGCAATCGTCACTTCCGAGACTGCCGGAAAGCTCGGCAAGGGCGGGCGCAATGCTGCCAAGCTGCTCGGAGGTCCGGAGATCGAGCACTATCATCAAGCCGTCGCTGTCGTGATTGCCGAGACGTTCGAGCAGGCACGCGCGGCCGGGCAGCTCGTGCGTATCGACTATGTGCAAGAGCAAGGAAATTTCGATCTGGCCGCGAGTCGGGACAAGGCGGTCAAACCGAAAGCGAGCGACGTCGGGGGCGAACCGGAGACAAAGGTCGGTGACTTTGCCGGCGCATTCGCGCAGGCCCAGGTGCAACTCGATGCGACATATACGACACCGGATCAGGCGCATGCGATGATGGAGCCGCATGCCACGATCGCGGCGTGGGATGGCGATCAACTGACGCTCTGGACCTCCAGCCAGATGATCGCATGGGGCGCCGCTGACGTGGCGACCACGCTCGGGATCGACCGCAAGAACGTTCGGCTGATCTCGCCATATATTGGCGGAGGTTTCGGCGGCAAGCTGTTCTTGCGCTCGGATGCCGTGCTCGCCGCGCTGGGCGCCAGGGCCGCAAATCGCGCCGTCAAGGTGGCGCTGACGCGGCCGCTCGTCTTCAACAACACCACCCATCGTCCGGCGACGATCCAGCGCATCCGCATCGGTGCGACGCGCGAGGGCAAGATCACCGCCATCGCCCATGAGAGCCTGTCGGGAAACCTGGCTGGCGGCGGACCGGAGACGGCCGTGCAGCAGACGCGGCTTCTCTACGCGGGCGAGAACCGCATGACGGCCCTTCGCCTCTCCAGTCTCGATCTTCCGGAAGGCAACGCCATGCGCGCGCCCGGCGAGGCGCCAGGCATGATGGCGCTTGAGGTCGCCATCGACGAAATGGCGGAGCGCCTTAATCTTGATCCCGTCGCTTTCCGCAATCTGAACGATACGCAGGTCGATCCGGAAAACCCGCAGCGACCCTACTCGCAGCGCCAGTTGATCGAATGCATGCGTTTGGGTGCTGAGAAATTTGGCTGGGATCGGCGGAAGGCCGTGCCTGCATCGCGTAGGGAAGGACGTTGGCTGGTCGGCATGGGCGTCGCCGCTGCATTCCGCAACAATCTGCTCATGAAATCCGCTGCGCGAGTACGTCTGGGCCAGGACGGGCGGGTGACGGTCGAAACCGACATGACCGACATCGGAACGGGAAGCTACACCATCATCGCGCAGACTGCAGCGGAGATGATGGGCCTTCCGTTGGACAGGATCGACGTCAAGCTGGGGGACTCGTCATTTCCGGTATCGGCGGGATCGGGCGGACAGTGGGGAGCCAACAATTCCACGGCCGGCGTCTATGCTGCCTGCGTTAAACTGCGTGACGCCGTAGCGCAGAAGCTCGGCTTCAATTCGGCCGACATCTCGTTTGCCGATGGGCAGGTCACGTCGGGCAATCGTAGAGCGCCGCTCGCGCAGGCGGCAGAGGACCGGGAGATCGTGGCGGAAGACGCGATCGAGTACGGCGATCTTGCCAAGACGCACCAGCAATCCACCTTCGGTGCTCATTTTGTCGAACTGGGCGTCGATATCGCGACGGCGGAGATCCGCGTGCGCCGCATGCTGGCTGTCTGCGCAGCCGGTCGTATTCTCAATCCCAAATCTGCGCGCAGTCAGGTCATCGGTGCAATGACCATGGGTGTTGGCGCCGCCTTGATGGAAGAGCTCGCCGTGGACAAGCGCTTCGGCCTGTTCATCAATCACGACCTTGCCGGTTACGAAGTTCCGGTGCATGCTGACATCCCGCATCAGGATGTTATTTTTCTCGACGAAACCGATCCGATGTCGTCGCCGATGAAAGCCAAGGGCATTGCAGAACTTGGCATCTGCGGCGTCGGCGCGGCGGTTGCGAATGCCATATACAATGCGACGGGCATTCGTGTTCGCGACTATCCGATCACGCTCGACAAGTTGATCGATCGCCTGCCAGCTGTCGGCTGA
- the paoA gene encoding aldehyde dehydrogenase iron-sulfur subunit PaoA: MTRTDITDISRRHLLIVAGASAAIGTSAFRDEAVAAPVATPVVPSTPSPVHTAKVSLQINGSARDLTLDTRTTLLDALREHLHLTGTKKGCDHGQCGACTVMVDGQRINSCLTLAVMHEGAKVTTIEGLGTPENLHPMQAAFVKHDGYQCGYCTPGQICSAVAVLEEIKSGIPSHVTGDLNAEPQATVLEMRERMSGNICRCGAYSNIADAMTEVAGSRA, translated from the coding sequence ATGACAAGAACAGACATAACCGACATTTCGCGGCGCCATCTCCTGATCGTCGCGGGAGCCTCTGCAGCCATCGGGACTTCCGCTTTTCGCGACGAGGCGGTTGCGGCGCCAGTCGCAACACCGGTCGTTCCTTCCACGCCATCTCCGGTTCATACGGCGAAAGTTTCCCTGCAAATCAACGGCTCGGCGCGCGATCTGACGCTGGATACCCGGACCACGCTGCTCGATGCATTGCGTGAGCACCTTCATCTGACGGGCACGAAGAAGGGCTGCGATCACGGCCAATGCGGTGCCTGCACGGTGATGGTCGATGGTCAGCGGATCAATTCCTGTCTGACCCTTGCGGTGATGCATGAGGGGGCCAAGGTCACGACGATCGAGGGCTTGGGGACGCCCGAAAACCTGCACCCGATGCAGGCGGCCTTCGTCAAGCACGACGGCTATCAGTGCGGATATTGCACGCCGGGCCAGATTTGTTCGGCCGTGGCCGTGCTTGAGGAGATCAAGTCCGGCATTCCGAGCCATGTCACTGGCGATCTCAATGCCGAACCGCAGGCGACGGTCCTGGAAATGCGCGAACGCATGAGCGGCAATATCTGTCGCTGCGGAGCCTATTCCAACATCGCCGACGCCATGACCGAAGTTGCCGGGAGTCGCGCATGA
- a CDS encoding LysR family transcriptional regulator: protein MERQDAGDLVAFLAVARAASFTAASVKLGISSSALSHLIRSLEERLGVRLLNRTTRSVSPTEAGQKLLATIGSRFDEIDLAMEALGELRDKPAGNLRITATEYASQAILLPALKKFLPKYPDIKVEVIVDYGLSNIVAEQYDAGIRPGELVDKDMVAVRISPDLRMAIVGSPEYFADRKKPKTPRDLTQHNCLNLRLPTHGGIYAWEFEKAGRPLNVRVDGQLTFNSGSALLTGALQGFGLAYLQEGQVRPYLADGRLIRVLADWCEPYAGYHLYYPSRRQLSPAFGLLVDALRYRSRSAPAA, encoded by the coding sequence ATGGAAAGACAGGACGCCGGCGATCTCGTTGCATTCCTAGCCGTCGCGCGTGCAGCTAGTTTCACTGCCGCCTCGGTCAAGCTCGGCATTTCGTCTTCCGCTCTCAGCCACCTCATCCGATCGTTGGAAGAGCGGCTCGGCGTGCGCCTGTTGAATCGGACGACACGCAGCGTTTCGCCAACGGAGGCCGGGCAAAAGCTTCTCGCAACCATCGGAAGCAGGTTCGACGAAATCGATCTCGCGATGGAGGCGCTCGGGGAATTGCGCGACAAGCCTGCAGGCAATCTCCGGATCACCGCGACCGAATACGCGTCGCAAGCCATTCTGCTGCCGGCTCTCAAGAAATTCCTGCCGAAATATCCCGATATCAAGGTCGAGGTCATCGTGGACTACGGCCTGTCCAACATCGTGGCGGAGCAGTACGACGCAGGCATCCGTCCCGGCGAACTCGTGGACAAGGACATGGTCGCCGTCAGGATCAGTCCGGATCTGCGCATGGCGATCGTGGGATCGCCGGAATACTTCGCCGACAGGAAGAAGCCAAAGACGCCGCGAGACCTGACCCAGCACAACTGCCTCAATCTCCGCCTGCCGACGCATGGAGGTATCTATGCGTGGGAATTCGAGAAGGCCGGCCGCCCTCTGAACGTCAGGGTGGACGGCCAATTGACCTTCAACAGTGGAAGCGCGCTGCTCACTGGAGCGCTTCAGGGCTTCGGCCTCGCCTATCTGCAGGAAGGTCAGGTCCGCCCGTATCTGGCCGACGGCCGTCTCATCCGGGTGCTCGCCGACTGGTGCGAGCCATATGCCGGCTATCACCTTTATTATCCCAGCAGGCGTCAGCTATCCCCGGCATTCGGATTGCTCGTCGATGCGCTACGGTATCGATCGAGGTCTGCTCCGGCAGCGTAA
- a CDS encoding FAD binding domain-containing protein: MKPFTYERAASPAAAAAAAAKSEDVKFIAGGTNLLDLMKLEIETPTHLIDVNGLAFDKIEPTADGGLRIGAMVRNTELAADARVRRDYGVLSRALLAGASGQLRNKATTAGNLLQRTRCPYFYDTNMACNKRKPGSGCSAIGGVTRSLAVIGASEACIATHPSDMAVAMRVLDAKVETVKPDGKTRSIPVADFHRLPGSAPERETALERGELITAVTLPKPAGGVHVYRKVRDRASYAFALVSVAAVIQRDGSGSVALGGVAHKPWRIEAAERELARGAKPTMDRLLDGARPTSDNRFKLALAERTLAAVLNEAKG; this comes from the coding sequence ATGAAACCTTTTACATATGAACGCGCCGCATCTCCGGCAGCCGCCGCTGCTGCAGCGGCGAAAAGTGAGGACGTGAAGTTCATCGCGGGCGGAACGAACCTGCTCGATCTCATGAAGCTTGAGATCGAAACACCGACACATCTGATCGATGTGAACGGGTTGGCTTTCGACAAGATCGAGCCGACCGCAGACGGAGGGCTCCGTATCGGCGCGATGGTTCGCAATACGGAGCTGGCAGCTGATGCACGTGTTCGCCGCGACTACGGCGTGCTGTCGCGGGCTCTACTCGCCGGCGCTTCGGGGCAGCTGCGAAACAAGGCTACGACGGCAGGCAACCTGTTGCAGCGGACACGGTGTCCGTATTTCTACGACACAAATATGGCGTGCAACAAACGCAAGCCCGGCTCCGGTTGCTCCGCGATCGGCGGCGTCACCCGATCGCTTGCCGTGATCGGGGCCAGCGAAGCGTGTATTGCCACGCATCCGAGCGACATGGCGGTGGCCATGCGCGTGCTTGATGCGAAGGTCGAGACGGTGAAGCCGGATGGCAAGACGCGGAGTATCCCCGTCGCCGATTTCCATCGCCTGCCGGGCAGCGCGCCCGAGCGCGAGACGGCGCTCGAGCGTGGCGAGTTGATCACTGCGGTGACATTGCCCAAGCCGGCAGGGGGCGTGCATGTCTATCGCAAGGTTCGCGATCGCGCGTCATACGCGTTTGCGCTGGTGTCCGTCGCGGCAGTCATCCAGCGCGATGGCAGCGGTAGCGTGGCGCTCGGCGGCGTTGCACACAAACCATGGCGGATCGAGGCCGCGGAACGGGAACTGGCGCGTGGCGCCAAGCCGACGATGGATCGGTTGCTTGATGGCGCCAGACCGACCTCCGATAACAGATTCAAGCTGGCTCTTGCGGAGCGCACACTGGCTGCCGTCCTCAACGAGGCGAAAGGTTGA
- a CDS encoding carboxymuconolactone decarboxylase family protein, translating to MRATARALVSLCLTAAAVGTGALAHDEGSRPMDLQAVAPDLARHRDDIVFGDLWKRPHLSPRDRSIVTVSALIARDQIIELRRYMEMALDNGVKPSEISEIITQLAFYSGSGNAMGAAAVAAEVFKTRGVAAAALRSNANPLLLNDDAEAERAKRNEDMFGTIAPGLLKYTTDLLFRDLWLRPGLAPRDRSLVTVSALVSSGQVAQIAYHLNRAMDNGLTHAEAGELLTHLAFYAGWPKAFSALPVVKDVLTKRADK from the coding sequence ATGCGAGCCACTGCAAGAGCATTGGTGTCTCTCTGCCTGACCGCGGCCGCCGTCGGGACCGGTGCTTTGGCGCATGACGAAGGATCAAGGCCGATGGATTTGCAAGCAGTCGCTCCGGATCTGGCGCGACACCGCGACGACATCGTTTTCGGCGATTTGTGGAAACGTCCGCATCTATCGCCGCGTGATCGCAGCATCGTTACGGTGTCGGCACTGATCGCCCGCGACCAGATAATCGAGTTGCGGCGCTACATGGAGATGGCGCTCGACAACGGCGTGAAGCCATCGGAAATCTCCGAAATCATCACCCAGCTCGCGTTCTATTCAGGATCCGGCAATGCGATGGGCGCCGCCGCAGTCGCAGCCGAGGTGTTCAAGACGCGAGGAGTCGCCGCAGCCGCGTTGCGGTCGAACGCCAATCCATTGCTGCTGAACGACGATGCGGAAGCAGAACGTGCGAAACGCAACGAGGATATGTTCGGCACGATCGCTCCCGGACTTTTGAAATACACGACCGACCTTCTGTTCCGGGATCTGTGGCTGAGACCCGGATTGGCTCCGCGAGATCGGAGCCTGGTCACGGTCAGCGCGCTGGTCTCTTCGGGCCAGGTCGCGCAGATCGCCTATCATCTCAACCGTGCGATGGATAACGGGCTGACGCACGCTGAGGCCGGCGAATTGCTCACTCATCTCGCGTTCTATGCCGGGTGGCCGAAGGCATTCTCCGCGCTGCCGGTCGTGAAGGATGTGCTGACGAAGCGCGCTGACAAATGA